One genomic window of Roseobacter ponti includes the following:
- a CDS encoding GGDEF domain-containing protein, which translates to MSAGQARCGSDEFSFCLEGWSLAAVRGFAQRMHGVASEVRAPGKSVSISMGIGLHFDGVERTLTQPLNEAEDTIYAAKRQGPTGRIFLMATV; encoded by the coding sequence ATGTCTGCCGGGCAGGCGCGCTGTGGCAGCGACGAATTCAGTTTCTGCCTCGAAGGGTGGTCGCTCGCGGCGGTCAGAGGCTTTGCGCAGAGAATGCACGGGGTGGCGTCTGAGGTCCGGGCACCCGGCAAATCAGTCTCGATTTCGATGGGGATCGGACTTCACTTTGACGGTGTCGAAAGGACACTGACACAACCGCTGAACGAGGCGGAAGACACCATTTACGCCGCAAAAAGGCAGGGCCCGACCGGACGTATATTCCTGATGGCGACAGTCTGA